The DNA segment CATTAAGGGAAATCCGTGCACTGTGCATCACTTTTATGCTGGCCTGAAGCACAATACTTGCAGCTGCCGTAGACACTAGGGCCAGAGTTCCCTCTTGTTGTTTTCGTAGAAAATTCGATTGTTGATCTTTAATTCCTCAGTTTAAATTGACTTACTTTTTTCatttcaattttattttatttattattgcctACATATGTCTAATATTCCATTGATCGATTCCATTGTATGCAATATTGATATGCTACAATGCACTGATCATTCGGATAGCTGGTCGCACTGGCCTGATTGTTTGTACGGTGTATTTCAAGAAATATTTCAAATGATTACCGAGCAACGCAAAGCAAGACTGAAGAggtcttttacagcgaagctgttaagggctcacctttcgatcgtcgcgtccggcaatagaaaaaaactctcattggccgtatgctgtgtgtgcgagtgaaagcgcgcgagggtgagggacTTGCGCTTTcgcggaaagcgaacgcacggtggagagcaaacgcgacttgccagtggaaggggagtggtgggcgaggagggcatcgaggcaccctggactgtgcgtgtgcgtgcccgctctcccactgcggcgcatgcgcgcagccctgccggcctctgccgccgactctctttGGGCTCTCGTCCGCCTCTCCCcgaacagtgtcgacaacggcgtttagctgtTCGTCGCctggccagcgttttgacagcggttgtgtgcggtcacacaaataacgcgcagaactgttgtcgacggaggcggcgttttgcccgcgttcgcaccgaatgcgcgcggcgttggtgacgtatttatgaagaacgtgccaacccttgccgtacaccctatggcggtgtaccttagcgaccataaggtcatcgtccctgtggtcactaaatacatgaaaaccatcggatcatatatatttctcattctttaatagtttaagtaaacaattacaccatcacattttaatagtcataattggaaatatataattcccaccatagtacagctttgctggtcttccatctccgccccagtggaagggctgacatgacatgacaagaactttatttgagtcctgaggaactgagatctaggcgagccgaaggctcccccagattaagtcggtggctccgcccacgatgggaccgggagaccaagtctcgtcgcgatgtcgtgggccctctggacagcctggagttgaatttgaagagtgctgctcttgagggattcctcccattgctttttcgtgatgggtggagaggcgttaagggctgggcacaaccagagcacgTGATcaaagggctgacagttttttttttatcttgcgtGGCGGCGGACTTCAGCATCTGTGTATAACGAATATGAAGGATCAGTCAAGAATTATCATGATATGGGAATTCACTATTTATAGGCCTActccatgtttgtaaacagcggtaggcaccgtcaaTACATtgtaggccctatagcgacgtcgcgtaggctacGCCCACGTTTCCGCCCCCGCTTGCACGAGAGGATGGcgcttattttcttctttttttttaaaggggTGGGGTTGGCGGGTCCTAAACAATGATTTCGTTATGAAGCACACGGTAGTGGGGGCGCCGTAATTAATTTTGACTATGTGAGTTTCTTTagcatgcacccagtgcacgttcctgcatttcgcccctattggAACAAGGCCGAACGAGACGAACGGCCTTgctcgctgaccgccgcagtgacggccgacagcacTTGCGACCTGccctgcagctcatcatagtgcgcttatttttggcaacacgattaacgtgggcttaaatgaattggtttaCTCGGTGTTTTTGGTGCAAATAGCAAACGAAaggtagtacttgcaagccaaccgagccgcctcgctgagacggccgatGCTTGGGTTTCCGTGTGCGAGACAAAATGACGGCGGATCGCTGCTCCCGATTGTGCCGGAAGTTAAGTGCTGGGCGCTGGCTTACGAAACGCGCGAATATTCGGcatattttttttcctgttaGGAACTATTTCATGATAAAAACaagtagccgatttctacgtcacCGTGAGGGACGATAGAAGTGATCGCCTCGTCTACGGGACGACTTATTCCATTAAAAATTacattaaattatgtggttttacgtgccaaaaaaccacgatctgattatgaggcacgccatagtgagggactccggaaatttggaccacctggggttctttaacgtgcacctaaatctaagtacccgggtgttttcgcattgcgcccccaccgaaatggggccgccgtggccaggattcgatcccgcgacctcgttctcagcagcccaacaccatagccactgagcaaccacggcgggtgacttgTTCCATATAACAGTTACCATATGCAGTTTCAGAAATTTCAATCAATGTTCCTCTTGTACGGTATACATGTTATATATTGATATTTTATGCGTTACGCTATGTTATGTTATTTATGTTATACAATGAGCGCATTTCTTGTGCCCAGCCAAACGGGGTGGACGCTTGACCAACAATGTTTGCATATTATAGCAATTATCACGTGCACCAGTGCCAATTAAGAACAGCAAGTTGCTCCTGGGCACGTTATTAAAGGTGATTGATCGGTTGATTGAATAtcattattactactactactattattattattattagtagtagtagtagtagtagtagtagtagtagtagtagtagtagtagtagtagtagtagtagtagtagtagtagtagtagtagtagtttttgttgttgttgttgtactaGTAGTATTTTTTCTACTGAGTTCTAAGCTAGTACAATCATCAATGCTTTGAAAGGCAGCGCCCGGCTACTAGCGCCACCGTCACGGTTGCGCATCACCGTGAAAAATGGAAGGGGATCACGACAAAAGAAAATCGGGAAAAAGGTTGAAAAATCAACATTGACTGGAATGAATTATTTGTCTAATTTGTGGTGGTATATTGATGATTCCTGATATCCTTGAATGCCAATAATCAAAGAGTAGTTCCTCGTTTGCCTTTTCATACGAAAGATCAGACACGTAGCCCTTCCTTGTTGCTTAGGCCGATAAGGTTTGTCTACCGTTAGGATGGACAGTGCTATCCCCTGAGTAAACAAGGCTCAACTATCAGCGACAGCTGATTGTCTCCCCAGCAACACGATGGAGACCAGGTGCAAGGTCTGAGCGCCGTTTTCAGATAAGCACTGTCAGCTCCGCAGTCGCAGTGCCGCTGTAGCCGTGCTAGCGCCTTGGCCGTGTATCCGTGGGTCGCCATGCCTGCACAAGTTCATCCGTACACTGTGTTCGGATTTTCCGAAGACCTTGACTGGTGCACCCTGCACTTCCTCAGACCCGTGGACGACATCAGAGTGTGCAGTGCATGCAGACTCGTCGCCAGAAAGAGCGCTTTCCTGCCATGTCGCCATGTTCTCTGCGAGCCCTGCTATGAGCAGTTGAAGTCCCGGGGCCACGTCTGCGTTCTCGACGGCGAGCTCTGCCCTGAAGACGAAATCCACTGGAGGGAGTTTCCCGTGGAGAAGATGATGAAGAGTGAGGTAGGCGATACGCAACGCtgactttcatatatatatatatatatatatatatatatatatatatatatatgaaagttaTATATATGGGTCTCTTATATAGGCTGTTGACTCGCTTGGTTTCCATTCTTGTCTTGGAAACTCTCATGCGTAGCCTAGAGGTTCTGTAGACCGGCTTTAATGTACCGGTCTGGCCGCACCTGAAAGTGTGCTACACACATATCCCAAGAGATCGTTTTGGTAGAGCGTTCCACGAAGCCTGTGAATGGCCAACGCTGAAATATGTGGAGTCACCTAATAGATAGGTGTATCTAATTACCTTCACGGCAGCGCTTGCATCTAGTGGTAGGCCTTGCAGCGCCAAGAGGAGAGGCGTATCGAGTGAAGCATATTGaattgaaagagagagaggggggggggggggggcacagtcaCAGCATGCTCCATTTTGTTCGTGAACACGTTCTGCGCCACGTGCACACCAAAGTCACGTGGTAGGAGCACAGTTGACTTGTTTCAGGGAGTTGGAAGGGGAAGGGGGTGATAGGAAGGACTAGATATGCCGCGGAAATGGTCGTGGGACACCAGCGTGAACCGAACTTGGGACCATTAATAACTTTCGCACCAAAACCGAATGTACTTTCTGTGTTGAACGATAAGAAACCTAAAGAGCAAGTGGGAAAATACGGAAATGCATAATGGATGACCAAATTTGCGTTGAGCTTTAGAACTACAAGTAAGTTCGGAAAGAGCCCGCTGATAGCTTTCACGAAGTCTGTAACAGTTTTCGTGTTATTTTCTGCCCTCTTGAGCACTGGGTGTGACGACTCCAGAATAACAAAAAGAATGCATTTATGAAATTCTACCAGATCTTAATGGGTTCACTGAACTTTACAGTGCTTTTGATGTATGCGACGCCAACTTATTTATATGATGTACGAATTTGCATAGATCTGCCGGTGGCTCCTGTAAAGCGAAGTGTTTTTGGAGGAGGGATTTGCGTGCTGTGATTGGTTGTTTTAGTGTGGAGATGAGAAACCTGTAGTGTACGCGTCAAGACAGGCGATATGTGGAAATGAGCTGCTCTGGTGATCACATGTTTTGTGAAGAGCACGGTTCGTGCTGTCATTGGTCGCAACGATGGAGCTGGCAATTATGATCGGTTGACGGAAGTAAGGACGCGCCCGGCATTCCGTGCTGTCTGACAGTACTATACACGACAAAAACAAAACGCGCTTCAAACAAAGCTAAAGCACAGCTGTCCTTTTCCCGTTCTGGCCTGCGTTGCAACGTTTCACGTTTCACGTTGGCCTGCAACGGCCACAGAAAACGCACGCCTTTCTATGAGACAGCTTCTACAAACTAACAAAGAATACAGCCAGAAGCACAATATTGTTCAATATTTTATGCGCATATTTTTAAAACCATTTCTTCCTTTCGTCTCTCGTACAAGCAAGTATTGTATTCTACTTAAGACGAAGCTTTAGCGCAAgtccaactccgatgccgcctattcaaataggTGTAGAACGCAGAAACACTTTTCTGGGATAACACCTGACcgattttaattaaatttgttgcatttaagagaggaAGTTAAATTTTAGTGACTCTTGTAAACAGAATTTCGATTTACGGCCTGAATCTCGTAATTCAAGTTTTCAGAAATTGGtaagtttaaaaaaaatagaagtacgaagtttacaaattcataacatctgcacctagaacagatatcgaatagaagcacgaagtttacaaattcataaccctgcacctagaacagatatcgcagctCTGTCAACTTCATCCATTTGAGTGGACCAATATGATATGCCACTTCATATCTTAGGGGAATTTGTCACATTTGTAGTGACAAACACGGACGCAAGCcaaagacgaggacgaagagtattgttggtgctcgcgctcgcccTGCTTTGCCATTGACcggagccatgttttgaggcaacaacaacaacaacgaccgGACCGCTTTCGCGTCGCTTGATTATTGTGGTAAATCACGCCTTGGCCTGAACGTGCGCTTGCATTTGGTGGAGCTGCTGGGTACAGCCGCAGCTCCAGGCTCATGGGCAAGCGGAGAGCGGGAAAGGGCGTCAGCATCTgcatgtttacggccagacctgCAGACGATGCGAATGTCATAGTCTTCGGGACGAAGTGCCCAACGAGCCAGGCGACCAgacggatctttgagggaagacagccagcacagggcgtggtgatcagtcgcGACGTCGGAAGGTCGGCCGTAGACATAAGGTCGAAATCTTGTGATTGCCCAAGCGATGGCCAGACATTCTTTCTCAGTAACAGTATAGTTTGTTTCGGCTCTGGTGAGAGTGTAGCTGGCGTAAGAGACATCGTATTTGTCAAATTCAGACTTGCGTTGAGCAAGCATAGCGCCGAggccgacgccacttgcgtcCATGTGGATTTCTGTATGAGCGTCCTGATCAAAATGGCGCATAATAGGAGGGAAAGTTAGGAGTTAGCTTGCAAAGGATTTACAAGTTAGTTTACAAGGGATTTGCCAATCgttctactcacaaattagtggacTATTTGAGAGTCATGTGTAaaatatcaaatttgtctgctttagatgtacttTTAGGTGAAATTTACAGAATCGTGATATCGCTTTTCATTACAGAGAGGGAGTTGTAAACCTCATAGTTTCGTTTCCTGAAAGTCTGCAATCTTTgtaaatttttatttaaaaatttacGGCTTAAATAGAAAATTTCGCAACAGTCACCAGATTCCAACTATTCGTTTAAATATGCAGCAAACCTCATCATATTTGGCGGTGTGCTTgtcgagaaaaacgatttctcctttccgaTGTGCTTAGATAGGAAGACCCGAGCTAAAGCTGTCCCGTAAACAAcgcttaaaataaaaaaaaagacgttttgtTTTAACATCGTCAAAAAATATACAACGCAGATATTATATTAAAACAcagtgaagtgtggtgcgacATAGGTGTTCTATCACATTGTTTTAATGTCCGAAATGTTCGCCACGGTTTCTAATTCCCTTCTATTGTGACAGGTCAGCTGCTTGAACCGAGAGAACGGCTGCCAGACCAGCACGGCGGTTTCGAGCATAGCCGAGCACTTCCACCGAGACTGTGCGTACCACTCCGCGTGTTGCCCAAAGTGTGAGGCGACGGTTCTTCAGAGAAACATTATCGCCCACCTGGAATCCCACTGCGCCAAGCACGTCCTGACCAGAACGTCCAAACCACCACCTAGCGAAGGAGTTGCGAAGGAGATGGAAGACATTCGGATGAGTCTTCAGGGCTTAGACTCGACATTTCGAAATGTATCGCACAATAGCACTTCTTTGCAGTCACGGCTTCAGGAAATCACAGCTGTCCACGAAGAAACTCTCGGCCCTCTATCGACGATGGCGAATGAAATGAAGGAGGTGTCGCAGACGATGAGGCTGGCATTGAGTGCAGTCGAAGTCAGCGGCAGAAGTCAAGAAAAGCAGATAGCCGGTTTGAAGCTTTTCGGAGCAGGCTTGTGCACTGAGTTGGACGTAATCGAAAGAATTGCCGACGAACGGTGTCGTGAAGCCTCAGCCAACGAGGCGACCATGGAGGGTCAAGAACTCCTCGAGGTCCTGGGAGTTTTGCAGAGTGAACTACAGAGAGTGTCAAGCCAACTGGAAGAATTAAAGAGGAAGAAGACAACCCTCCGTGAAACAGCAAAAGAGGAAGGTTTGGTCGCCCACGCCTTGTCAGAAGTCTCAACAAGCAGCGTCTTCTTTTCAGGGACAAGAGAAAGTGACAGGAACAATCAACCACTGGGAACTATTCGTGTCTTCGAAGAAGTACCGAAGGTTCCCAGCCAATTCCTATGGTGCGTGAAGAGGTGGTCGTCGCTCAGGAACGGCATGAAACTGCGAAACGGCTTCTACGAGCAAGCGGTAGTCAATATTCTGAATGGCTGTGCGATAAAGTACAGTTTTAATCTTGTATATCACAACTCATGGTTTAAATTTTATGTACATGTGGAGCAAAAGGTAGATGCTCCTCTCCCACTATCAGCCAAAATGGTTAAACTGCACATTGTCAATGAAAATGGGGGTGACATGGAATGCAAGATAAGCTTGTCACGAGAAAGAGACCAAGGGGAGCTAAGACATCGGGACTTTGTGTCGGATTGTATTCCCATTCAGAATCTGGACGATGGCGCAAGCACTGAGCACGACGACCTAACATTTCGCTTCACATTTTTGTATTGAACCCTGAAGTGGACTCAGGGTGGCGGTAATAAGGTGAATCCATCTCTGTTAATGGCGAATCTAACCAACCCATATTCATTGAAGGCAGTATAGAAGAAACCACCGGGTGCTATTACGCAATCTTCTTTGATAATAGCGACATAATCGGCTTGTAGTAAGTACTCTGCTGTGAAGTGTTACACATTGTGTGATACAGTTTGTGAAAGTTCAGTGTCATACTGCGCGGCGACATTGACAGCGTTATGTCCTCTGACTCTTCTCACTCTCGTTTTGACTTGAAGtcatgtatttattttttatgtgCCATTCTGACCTGTGAATTCCGCCCCACCGAGACCTTATATGCCCAATCAGCTCTCTGTCTGGCCTTAGTCCTTACTTCGTGCTGCTGTATgtacggacaacgctggacataATTTATTCAAATCAGCtgtcttgcttttttttactAATCTTACTGTGCATTCTCAtgccttcttttattttcctATTGCTTCATGCGCAGAAAAGTGCGCTGCCAATACTGTATGTCGATATCTCTTTCTCCAATTGTGTTTTAAATAAAGAATTCAGCAGAACTGTCGACGATGCTTTTCAATGAAACCGAAAAGGCTAACGTGTGTGGAAACCTATTCGCCTTGTTTGAGAAAAGATGCGCTTGTAGGCGTATATCTCATGCAGTGATAATATTTAGGGAGCGTTCGGTGATTCGTTGAGTACTTCCGTAGAGAAGGGAGCCGTTCACCAATACATATGTGGTTGTAGTACAAGTGGCTCTACTTCTCAATCGATTCGTCATATGCCTGTTGTCACATGCCGCGCGAGTGCCGGCGTGGAAGGCATCTGTCATTCTCCTCTGCCACAgccatcctcctctcccgcaGCCAATACTGTCGGAGAGGGTGGAGGGAGGAAGGCAGTCCTTCCCGAGCACCCAACCACAGCTTCAAAACTTTCGGAAACCCCAAATCTGTCCCGCGACAGCACGTACGTCTCGAAGAGATAGCGTAGTTGACATTCGCCGACGAACTCGCCCCACCACTCGGTAGCACCAGAGCACGCGCCCTTTGCATCTGCGCCTTTTATAGCGATGCTTTATTTTTGAGCTCTCTttgactttcctgaccgtggctgctgcatgctgctgctgtcttgctgaataaCACACTTAATCGCTTGAATTACGTGGCCGATGGTATAGGAGCTAACCTCTGGCCCCCTACACAGCAGTCCAATGATCTAACCATTAGACCACGATCGCACGTGTACTTCTGTCGGGCCAATGCCAGCTAGTTCTTTCAGGGGGTcgccgcgtgtgtcacattgcgtagcaagGGTGCGCATGAGCACATGCGAACACACGTCTCTTTTACGTCATaaacgcaggaatgaaatgaACAAATTTATATAATTTGATTAcgacttcacgaaagcttcgcatAGCATACTAGATTCCAAGCTGTGCGTTCGAACTGCATAATTGTTATCTAGGGTTAAAGTCGGACAATCCCGAAAGCCAGGGAAAAGAACCATGAAAACCATTCACTTTAACATTACGCAAAATCTACGGACATTTTAGAGTTAATGTGAACTGGAGTTATTGTGAAACCTTTAACTATATATCTAACAACTAAATAAGGTGCCTACAATTTTTTGTGTTCGTTTTACGAGCCATGCAACCTCGTGCAGTATTTATGCACCCCACCGGTCACATCAATAATCTCAAGCAAGTTTTTGATTCATGTCCTTCACCAGTCAGGAGCGATACCCAGATGAAAACACCGGATCAGTCAAATACGCACTTTGAGACGTCGATGAAGCACTGCcatgtggacgaagacgatgttTGATGCTTCTCGAGAGAAGAATGGTAATATATGCAAgactgcccgactcttggccgatccccgtgagtgggtatgcgccaaagactctaaggtcaccatcatcatcatgtgcGCACTGAGAAGTACGGCACATACTGTATAGCCACGTGCAAGGGCCGCACTTTTGTTTCGggattttgacgaggtgcggcccttacacgagacCAGGTCCATTGGTGTAATTTTTCCGACTACGAGTAGCGAGAGCTCGCACGCATTCCCAAGGAAGACTTGCCTCGATTTTCTCGTTGCAGCTTGCGCCTCTTTCTGCTTCTGTCGCCAACGTACGCACTTGTCGACGCCGAAGTTCCGGCGTCTTGAGCTTAAGTGCCGCGTCGTACGCCATCAAACGCTTCCTCTCCACTGGGGACTCCCGGCAGCTGACAGATGAGCCGAAGCATAAATTCAAGATGACTACGAAAACTAACCGCACAAACAAAAGAAGGCGCCGGCGGCTCGCACACTGCCACGGATGAACCGTTCGGGTCCTTGCCCCGAAAATCGGAGGTAACGGCGTCAGAGGTCAAATAAAGCCCCTGGGAAAAAATTCCAGGGGATTTCAGTTCAAAGCGCTGCTCCCGCCGTCTAGCAGCTGCGCGCGAACATTCGCTGATGAGCACGCGGGCATCAGCGCACCGAAAGCTACTGCTTCAAGGTTGGATCTTTTCCCCAGAAttctagagcgcagctcttaagcgcccgttcctgtgttgagcgtcggcgttgccggcgtaaccgagcgaacgagcgcagcaaatgaaagagcgaacgcagagAGAAGGAGTGGATGAAAAATGCGGCGAGAGCGAAAAAAGTGCGAGGCGGAAAGCGGGCgaggagggtgtggcgaaagcgcgaaaaaaaaagcgtagtgtctgcggcgacgaccgctacgagatggcggaGTAGCGTGCCGCTGTCTGTTCACCGAtaacttctttatctttctttggTCACTGCTTTTG comes from the Dermacentor silvarum isolate Dsil-2018 chromosome 9, BIME_Dsil_1.4, whole genome shotgun sequence genome and includes:
- the LOC119464895 gene encoding uncharacterized protein LOC119464895 isoform X1 is translated as MPAQVHPYTVFGFSEDLDWCTLHFLRPVDDIRVCSACRLVARKSAFLPCRHVLCEPCYEQLKSRGHVCVLDGELCPEDEIHWREFPVEKMMKSEVSCLNRENGCQTSTAVSSIAEHFHRDCAYHSACCPKCEATVLQRNIIAHLESHCAKHVLTRTSKPPPSEGVAKEMEDIRMSLQGLDSTFRNVSHNSTSLQSRLQEITAVHEETLGPLSTMANEMKEVSQTMRLALSAVEVSGRSQEKQIAGLKLFGAGLCTELDVIERIADERCREASANEATMEGQELLEVLGVLQSELQRVSSQLEELKRKKTTLRETAKEEGLVAHALSEVSTSSVFFSGTRESDRNNQPLGTIRVFEEVPKVPSQFLWCVKRWSSLRNGMKLRNGFYEQAVVNILNGCAIKYSFNLVYHNSWFKFYVHVEQKVDAPLPLSAKMVKLHIVNENGGDMECKISLSRERDQGELRHRDFVSDCIPIQNLDDGASTEHDDLTFRFTFLY
- the LOC119464895 gene encoding uncharacterized protein LOC119464895 isoform X2, which encodes MEDIRMSLQGLDSTFRNVSHNSTSLQSRLQEITAVHEETLGPLSTMANEMKEVSQTMRLALSAVEVSGRSQEKQIAGLKLFGAGLCTELDVIERIADERCREASANEATMEGQELLEVLGVLQSELQRVSSQLEELKRKKTTLRETAKEEGLVAHALSEVSTSSVFFSGTRESDRNNQPLGTIRVFEEVPKVPSQFLWCVKRWSSLRNGMKLRNGFYEQAVVNILNGCAIKYSFNLVYHNSWFKFYVHVEQKVDAPLPLSAKMVKLHIVNENGGDMECKISLSRERDQGELRHRDFVSDCIPIQNLDDGASTEHDDLTFRFTFLY